From a single Candidatus Sulfotelmatobacter sp. genomic region:
- a CDS encoding phosphatidylglycerophosphatase A: MASIKSSATAPPPDRSAGVPPAVAGASRPRAPLWATLVATFFGIGRLHPGPGTWGSLATVAVWAAVAHFLAASLRTPVAVAAATFVTLIGIPAATHVARASAAKDPQFVVIDEVAGQLIALIAVPLTWKTFLAGFILFRAFDIVKPPPVRQLETLPEGSGIVLDDVAAGVLAFVVMHLLLHFRLLN; the protein is encoded by the coding sequence ATGGCATCAATCAAGTCGTCAGCGACCGCACCGCCTCCCGACCGTAGCGCCGGCGTCCCGCCGGCTGTCGCGGGGGCGTCCCGCCCACGCGCACCGCTGTGGGCAACTCTGGTTGCGACCTTCTTCGGAATCGGCCGGCTCCACCCCGGGCCCGGCACCTGGGGATCGCTTGCAACGGTCGCAGTCTGGGCCGCGGTCGCGCACTTCCTGGCTGCCTCGCTGCGAACTCCGGTTGCTGTCGCGGCTGCAACATTCGTTACTCTAATCGGCATTCCCGCCGCCACCCACGTAGCGCGCGCATCAGCCGCGAAAGATCCCCAGTTCGTAGTAATCGACGAAGTCGCCGGACAACTGATTGCCCTTATCGCCGTCCCCCTCACGTGGAAAACTTTCCTCGCGGGTTTTATACTTTTTAGAGCGTTCGATATCGTCAAGCCGCCCCCGGTACGGCAACTGGAAACACTTCCAGAGGGCTCCGGAATCGTGCTCGACGACGTCGCCGCAGGGGTTCTCGCATTCGTGGTGATGCATCTCCTGCTGCATTTCCGGCTACTAAACTAG
- a CDS encoding transposase: MSGEPKPALKPTLETEAVAAATDGSAGVPPAVAGASRPRFGELTIRDRGRLPHWERENSTYFITFRLTDSLPKSVLDQIESEREAIVKTANQLHRDLSPDERRKIQLLSTPTVEKFLDSGGGACHLRNTVVAQEVANTLRHFDEKRYRLFAWCIMPNHVHVVVKIFPSETLATVVHSWKSFTAKRANKILGRNGSFWQREYYDHLIRDESELERSIRYVAENPEKAKLKQWKWVWVCGRDARMTAAEDGGATRSSGS; this comes from the coding sequence GTGAGCGGCGAGCCGAAGCCCGCACTGAAGCCGACGCTCGAAACCGAAGCCGTCGCCGCCGCGACCGACGGTAGCGCCGGCGTCCCGCCGGCTGTCGCGGGGGCGTCCCGCCCGCGCTTCGGCGAGCTTACAATTCGCGATCGAGGTCGATTACCTCACTGGGAAAGAGAGAACTCAACCTACTTCATCACGTTCCGACTAACCGATTCCTTGCCGAAGTCCGTCCTCGATCAGATCGAATCCGAACGCGAGGCGATTGTTAAAACTGCAAATCAGCTACACCGCGATCTGAGCCCCGACGAGCGCCGGAAGATTCAACTGCTTTCCACGCCCACCGTCGAAAAGTTTCTTGACAGCGGCGGGGGCGCTTGTCACCTACGCAATACCGTAGTCGCACAAGAAGTAGCCAACACGTTGCGCCACTTCGACGAAAAGCGCTATCGCCTCTTTGCCTGGTGCATCATGCCGAATCACGTGCATGTGGTCGTGAAAATCTTCCCGAGCGAGACCCTCGCGACCGTGGTTCATTCGTGGAAATCGTTCACCGCGAAACGCGCGAATAAGATCCTCGGACGGAACGGCTCGTTCTGGCAAAGGGAGTACTATGACCACCTGATACGGGACGAAAGTGAGTTAGAGCGCTCGATTCGCTACGTGGCGGAAAACCCTGAGAAAGCAAAGCTCAAGCAGTGGAAATGGGTTTGGGTGTGCGGGCGAGACGCCCGCATGACAGCCGCCGAGGACGGCGGCGCTACAAGATCGAGCGGCTCCTAA
- the yacG gene encoding DNA gyrase inhibitor YacG: protein MPRKRTLKLRCPICKKPVKSTDADFPFCSDRCRLIDLGKWSSGAYAISSPVADADDPIRESNPEDPEDES from the coding sequence ATGCCGCGTAAGCGTACCCTTAAACTCCGGTGCCCGATTTGCAAGAAACCGGTAAAGAGCACCGACGCGGATTTCCCCTTCTGCAGCGACCGCTGCCGCCTCATCGACCTCGGCAAGTGGTCCAGCGGCGCTTACGCGATCTCATCGCCGGTAGCGGACGCCGACGACCCGATTCGCGAAAGCAATCCAGAAGACCCCGAGGACGAGTCGTGA
- the rimO gene encoding 30S ribosomal protein S12 methylthiotransferase RimO — protein MPVKDLTIGGPQENSTQNTPAESPQAVLSQSGSPQTESPQRIGFVSLGCPKNLVDSEVMMGMLARAGAKLTRRAEDADVIVVNTCSFIESAQQESVNTILEMAAHKTGGKAKKLVVAGCLVERFRDQIRKDIPEVDAVVGTGELEKILAATGVPPAPPLSSNSPLVVIQSRAEGDARAAQGRFSRESWDGAIEDLPNYLYDDSTPRVLATPAHMAYIKIAEGCDHPCTFCIIPQLRGQFRSRRFESVIAEAERLAQGGVREITLIGQDTTCYGEDLGLKDGLALLLEKLAAIDDVRWVRFLYAYPNKITGKLLDTIARHEKICSYMDVPLQHASASVLKRMKRGGGPDVFLRSIAKMRRTIPDLTLRTSFIVGFPGETEKEFEELCDFVREAQFDWMGAFAYSDQDGAAAYTLEKKLTPREIERRRKHLMGIQQKISRKKKKALVGREIDLLLEGESEETELLLEGRTPMHAPEIDGKVFVNDFPEEIVPQPGEFYRCQITEAHDYDLVAKIV, from the coding sequence ATGCCTGTAAAAGACCTCACTATCGGCGGCCCCCAAGAAAACTCGACGCAGAATACCCCTGCCGAGAGTCCGCAGGCGGTACTTTCGCAGAGTGGGTCACCGCAGACCGAATCACCGCAGAGAATCGGGTTCGTCAGCCTGGGCTGCCCCAAGAACCTGGTCGACAGCGAAGTGATGATGGGTATGCTGGCGCGGGCCGGAGCTAAACTCACGCGCCGCGCCGAAGACGCTGACGTGATCGTAGTGAACACCTGCTCGTTCATTGAAAGCGCCCAGCAGGAATCGGTCAACACGATTCTCGAAATGGCGGCGCACAAGACCGGCGGCAAAGCCAAGAAACTCGTGGTCGCGGGATGCCTGGTCGAGCGTTTCCGCGACCAGATTCGCAAAGATATTCCCGAAGTCGATGCGGTTGTCGGTACGGGCGAGTTGGAGAAAATTCTTGCCGCCACCGGCGTGCCGCCGGCGCCTCCCCTGAGCAGTAATTCTCCTCTTGTGGTCATACAGTCGCGGGCTGAAGGCGATGCCCGCGCCGCGCAGGGCCGATTCTCACGCGAATCCTGGGACGGGGCGATCGAGGACCTGCCCAACTATCTTTACGACGACTCGACGCCGCGCGTACTGGCGACGCCTGCCCACATGGCTTATATAAAGATCGCTGAGGGCTGCGACCATCCCTGCACCTTCTGCATCATTCCTCAGTTGCGCGGCCAATTCCGCTCGCGCCGTTTCGAATCCGTCATCGCCGAGGCCGAGCGTCTGGCCCAAGGCGGCGTTCGCGAAATTACTCTCATCGGCCAGGACACGACCTGCTACGGCGAAGACTTGGGCCTGAAAGACGGCCTCGCTCTGTTGCTCGAAAAACTGGCCGCCATCGACGATGTGCGGTGGGTGCGTTTTCTCTACGCCTATCCCAACAAGATCACCGGCAAATTGCTGGATACCATCGCCCGTCACGAAAAGATCTGTTCCTACATGGACGTGCCCTTGCAGCACGCTTCGGCCTCAGTGCTAAAGCGTATGAAGCGCGGCGGCGGACCCGATGTCTTCCTGCGTTCTATCGCCAAGATGCGCCGCACCATTCCCGACCTGACCCTGCGCACGTCGTTCATCGTCGGCTTTCCCGGCGAGACTGAGAAAGAATTTGAAGAACTGTGCGACTTCGTCCGTGAGGCGCAGTTCGACTGGATGGGCGCATTCGCCTATTCCGATCAGGATGGCGCTGCCGCTTACACCCTCGAGAAAAAGCTTACGCCCCGCGAGATCGAGCGCCGCCGAAAGCATCTGATGGGCATTCAGCAAAAGATCAGCAGGAAGAAAAAGAAGGCGCTGGTGGGCCGGGAAATCGATCTGCTGCTCGAAGGCGAGTCGGAAGAAACCGAACTCCTGCTCGAAGGCCGCACTCCCATGCACGCTCCGGAAATCGACGGCAAAGTCTTCGTCAACGATTTTCCCGAAGAGATTGTCCCGCAGCCCGGTGAGTTCTATCGCTGCCAGATCACCGAGGCGCACGATTACGACCTGGTTGCGAAGATCGTTTAA
- a CDS encoding outer membrane beta-barrel protein, with translation MSGQRLWIAAVLAATLLSASAVAQDETNEIGGILGRTFISNKGVTGGPDPNSVISSGNGLTFNIEYARRLIVTPVFAISGEAMVMVNKDEDINGGAYGFAIVPNQYSELFVVPAARANLFPTTAVSPWVSIGVGFGRISESKNLIYGGPNPGGSSTSAVIQGGLGLDVKVWKKLFIRGEVRDFWSGEPDFPLAPTSNSRQHNYFVGGGAFWRF, from the coding sequence ATGTCTGGTCAACGTCTGTGGATTGCGGCAGTTCTTGCAGCGACCTTGTTATCAGCGTCGGCGGTTGCGCAGGATGAAACGAATGAAATCGGCGGCATCCTGGGACGCACCTTCATCAGCAATAAAGGTGTTACCGGTGGACCTGATCCGAATTCCGTCATCTCTTCCGGCAACGGCCTCACGTTTAACATAGAGTATGCGCGCCGGCTTATTGTGACTCCAGTCTTCGCGATCTCCGGCGAGGCGATGGTGATGGTCAACAAGGACGAAGATATCAATGGCGGCGCTTATGGCTTCGCGATCGTGCCCAACCAGTACAGCGAGCTCTTCGTCGTTCCGGCGGCCCGTGCGAACTTGTTTCCGACCACGGCGGTCTCGCCGTGGGTTAGCATTGGCGTCGGCTTTGGGCGCATCTCTGAAAGCAAGAATTTGATCTATGGTGGACCTAACCCGGGCGGCTCGTCGACCTCTGCGGTCATCCAGGGTGGGCTCGGTCTGGATGTGAAGGTGTGGAAGAAACTTTTCATCCGCGGAGAAGTTCGTGACTTCTGGTCCGGAGAGCCGGATTTTCCGCTGGCTCCAACCAGCAATTCGCGGCAGCACAACTATTTTGTGGGGGGCGGAGCGTTCTGGCGTTTTTAG